One window from the genome of Gopherus evgoodei ecotype Sinaloan lineage chromosome 2, rGopEvg1_v1.p, whole genome shotgun sequence encodes:
- the GORASP1 gene encoding Golgi reassembly-stacking protein 1, with protein sequence MGLGSSSEIPDGGAEGFHVHGVQENSPAQQAGLEPFFDFIITIGHTRLNKENTMLKDLLKANAEKAVKLEVYNIKSMKVREVEVIPSNMWGGQGLLGASVRFCTFQGANEHVWHVLDVEPASPAALAGLQPHTDYIVGSDQILQESEDFFSLIESHEGKPLKLMVYNTETDSCRELFVTPNGAWGGEGSLGCGIGYGYLHRIPTQPVMPKKQQEEVKPPSPLPLQDRSPVPSTNGYVEAPLLAPNSQRDSSEEVMNLDESTGQEMNMYSMENALHPPPPPPVQRVMDPGFLDESGVSFPEIVDLTKRLNLPSSAPFNMSAAESLAGTESLIPNDGTTTYSEHAMASVPADLTMYAEGSVTQSPLDHLMPSLSPLPSFALPNDISSKATVRTDSDAPEIELFEALPSTNSLKLDSDEKTHELEEAVQD encoded by the exons ATGGGGCTGGGCTCCAGCTCCGAGATCCCCGACGGGGGCGCTGAGGGCTTTCATGTGCACGGG GTTCAAGAAAACTCTCCAGCTCAGCAGGCCGGGTTGGAACCTTTCTTTGACTTTATCATCACAATAGGACACACCAGGCTA AATAAAGAAAACACCATGTTGAAAGATCTGTTGAAGGCAAATGCTGAGAAGGCAGTGAAGCTGGAGGTGTACAACATCAAATCAATGAAAGTGCGCGAGGTGGAGGTGATTCCTAGCAACATGTGGGGCGGGCAAGGGCTACTCGGAGCCAGTGTGAGGTTCTGCACTTTCCAAGGAGCCAATGAACACGTGTGGCATGTTCTG GACGTAGAACCCGCTTCCCCTGCAGCTCTAGCTGGTCTGCAGCCCCACACAGACTACATTGTTGGATCAGATCAAATACTTCAGGAG TCAGAGGATTTCTTCTCACTGATTGAATCCCATGAGGGGAAGCCATTGAAGCTGATGGTGTATAACACAGAAACTGATTCCTGCCGAGAGCTATTCGTAACTCCCAATGGAGCCTGGGGTGGAGAAGGAAG TTTAGGATGTGGTATTGGATATGGCTATTTGCACAGAATTCCAACACAACCTGTTATGCCAAAGAAGCAGCAAGAAGAAGTCAAACCACCGTCACCTTTGCCATTGCAAGACAGATCCCCTGTGCCATCTACAAATGGCTACGTAGAG GCTCCATTGTTGGCACCTAATTCCCAAAGGGACAGCTCTGAAGAAGTTATGAACTTGGATGAATCCACAGGTCAAGAAATGAATATGTATTCAATGGAAAACGCActtcaccctcctcctcctcctcctgtccaAAGAGTTATGGATCCAG GTTTTCTAGATGAGTCTGGTGTTTCATTTCCTGAAATTGTTGACTTAACGAAAAGGCTTAACTTaccttcctctgcccccttcaaCATGTCAGCTGCAGAATCTTTGGCAGGGACTGAAAGTTTAATACCTAACGATGGAACAACTACTTATTCTG AGCACGCCATGGCTTCGGTCCCTGCCGATCTGACCATGTATGCTGAGGGCTCAGTTACACAGTCACCGTTGGACCATTTAATGCCTTCGCTGTCCCCTTTACCATCCTTTGCTCTTCCTAATGATATTTCTTCAAAGGCAACAGTAAGAACAGATTCTGATGCTCCAGAAATTGAACTATTTGAGGCCTTACCATCCACTAACTCACTGAAACTTGACAGCGATGAAAAGACACATGAACTGGAAGAAGCTGTACAAGACTAG